The window GGAGAGCGCGGCAAAGGGGCTGCCGAGCTTGTAGCCAAGGGTGCCGAGGGCGTCGTTGATGGCCTGCAGGCCGTCCAGAACGTCCTGCACGGGGGCGTCGCTCATGAGTCCTGCAATGGGCAGGGGCAGAGAGGCCAGCACCTTGCCATCGTGGGCCACCGCAAGGCCGCCGCCGATGCGTACGACTTCTCGCGTGGCAACGATCATGTCTGCATCGGACATGCCGCCCACGATGAGGTTGTGGGAGTCATGCGCCACGGAACCGGCAAGGGCACCGGCCTTGAGGCCGAGACCGGTCACGAAGCCGAGCCCCACGTTGCCGGTGGCGTTGTGGCGTTCGAACACGGCCAGCTTGGCCAGATCGCGGGTTGGGTCGGCAACTGCCTCGCCGTTGGCGATTCTTGGTTCCAGATGCTGGTCTTCCGTAATGATCTGGCCCGGAATGATGCCGATGGCGCGCAGCTTCCCCGTGTGTTCGGGAATGCGCAGGTCGTCCTCGGTCAGGCTCTTCACGTGCATGGTGTTGCCGGAGAAGGGCGCGGAGGCGGCAAAGCTGCTTTCCACCACGCGCTTGCCGTTCAGGTAGCAGTCCGCAATGGCAAAACTCTTCAGGTCGTCCAGCAGTACGAAGTCCGCGCGATAGCCGGGGGCCACTGCGCCGCGGCGGTACAGGCCGAAGTAGCGGGCGGTGTTTATGGTGGCCATCTGCACGGCGCGTACGGGGTGCAGACCTTCCGCCATGGCCTTGCGCAGAATGTCGTCCATGTGGCCGTTGGCCACAAGGTCGTTCACCAGCCTGTCGTCACAGACGAAGGAGGTGCGCTGGCTGTTGAAGTCGTTCAGCACGGCCATGAGCTCGTGCATGTTATGTTCCTGCGAGCCTTCGCGCACCATGAGGTGCATGCCCTTGCGCAGTTTCTCGCGGGCTTCCTCGATTGTGGAGGTTTCATGGTCGCTGGCGGGACCGCCGATGACGTAGGCATTCAGATCCTTGCCCTGCAGCAGCGGTGCGTGGCCGTCGATGACGCGGCCGCGGGCGGCTTCCAGCTTGGCGATTACGCCGGAGTCGCGGAACAGCACGCCGGGGTAGTTCATCATCTCCGCAAGGCCGAGAATGCGCTCGGGATAGCGGTCAAGAAAATCGCGTACATGCACGTCCGTCAGCACTGCGCCGGAGGTCTCCATGTGTGTCGCGGGCACGCACGAGGGCATCATCACGAAGACGGAAAGCGGCAGATTCTCGCTTGCCGCCAGCATGTATTCAATGCCTTCCGTGCCCATGACGTTGGCTATCTCGTGCGGGTCGCAGACGACGGCGGCGGTGCCGTGTGCTGCGGCGGCCTCGGCAAAACGGGGTGGCGAGAGCAGCGTGGATTCGATGTGGATATGGCCGTCGATGAGGCCGGGCACGCAGAAGCGTCCGCCAGCGTCCACAACGGTCTTGGCTTCGTATTCCTCAAAGCCGATGATCACGCCGTCGCGCACCGCGATATGGGCGGGGTGGATTTCGCCGGAAAGCACGTTCACCAGCTGGACGTTGCGTACCAGCAGGTCGGCTGGTTCTTCGCCGCGTGCGGCGGCAATGAGCGTATTGAGTTCAGTCATGATCAGCCCTCCCGGCTGAAGGGGATGCCGAGCGCAGCCGGAGCGGCCCCGCGTCCCTGTGTACGATCAAGGCGCATCACCACGATGAGCACCAGTATTGTTGCAAGATAGGGGAACATGCGCAGCACGTTCACGGGGATGAGTTCCACGCCCGTGGCCTGGAAGAAGAACTGCAGCGCGGTCAGGCCGCCGAAGAGCAGTGCGCCGAGAAAGGCGCGGAAGGGGTACCAAGTGGCGAAGATGACCATGGCGATGGCGATCCAGCCTTGGCCCATGGTCATGTTTTCCTTCCAGCCCGGGGTGTAGGCCAGCGAGAGATATGCGCCGCCAAGGCCCGCCATGCAGCCGCCGAAGACCGTGCAGCCGTAGCGGATGGCGGCCACGTTCACGCCCACGGCGTCGGCGGAGGCGGCATCTTCGCCCACGGCGCGGATCTTCAGACCCAGACGGGTACGGAAGAGCAGCCATGCGCCCAGCGGTACGAGGATGTAGGCAAGGTAGACCAGCGGCGTCTGCTTGAAGAATATGTTGCCGATGACCGGAATGTCGCTGAGATACGGTACCACGTAGACCTTCATGCGTAGCGCGGCCTTGCCGATGTATGCGCGGCCGAGAAAGCTGGAAAGCCCCGCGCCAAGAATGGTCAGCGCAAGGCCGGAAAGGGTCTGGTTCACGCGCAGGGTAATGGCGAAAAAGGCGTGCAGCAGGGCCAGCAGACCGCCCACGGCCATGCCGCCGAGCGTGGCCAGCACGGGGTTGCCGGTGGCGGAACCCGCAGCCACACCGGCCAGTGCGCCCATGAGCATCATGCCTTCCACGCCGAGGTTCAGCACGCCGCTGCGTTCAGCGTAGATTTCGCCCAAGGCGGCGAAGCAGACCGCCACGGAGGATTTCATGGCGATTTTGGCGATGAAGGTAATGTCGTCGAGCATCTAGGTGTCCTTATTGGGAGTGTGTAGTGAGTGGGGCTTGGTGGGGCCTTTCACCGACTACAATAAGTCGTATCCAGTTATTTCTTTTGCCGCTTCAATACGGTTCCTACGCCGTCTTCTTGCTGGCCCATTTGATATGGTAGCGGCAGATGGTTTCGCTGAGCAGGAAGCCGAACAGTAACGCGCCTTCGAGGATGCGACTGATGGACGAGGGCAGCTGCATGGCGGTGGCAAGCTGTTCGCCGCCCACGATGAAGATGCCGAGCAGCAGGGCGCAGAAGGGGACCAGGCGCGGTTGCAGCGCGGCGAGGCAGGCAACGATGATGCCGTCGTAGCCGTAGCCGGAGGCGAACCCTTCCTGCAGGCGGTAATGGATGGCGGCGGCTTCGCCCATGCCTGCGAGACCGGCGAGCGCGCCGCTCATGGCCATGACCAGCAGGGTCTGGCGGGAAACGTTCAGGCCTGCGTAGGCTGCGGCCTTGGGGCCGTTGCCGATGATGCGGACAGAGAAGCCCCATTTGGAACGGGCGAGCAGGTAGTGGAAGGCGACCACCAGCAGTAGCGCGATGATCAGGCCAAGATGGATGCGGGTATCACCGAAGCGCGGCAGCATGGCCGTCGGGGGAAAGAGCGGTGTTCCGGGGAATCCCATGCCGTCCGGGTCTCGCCACGGGCCGAAATACAGATGTTCCATCGCGATGATGGCCACGTAGTTGAGCAGCAGGGTGGTGAGTATTTCACTCACGTTGCCCCATACCCGCAGATAGGCGGGAATGAGTGCCCACAGCGCCCCGCACAGGGCACCGCACAGAATGACGGCAGGCAGGAGCAGCGGCTGTGGTAAAACGGGGCCGAGAT is drawn from Desulfovibrio mangrovi and contains these coding sequences:
- a CDS encoding ABC transporter permease, which translates into the protein MLLLEKRHTRLKHQGLITAAIALGTALAAGAIVMAGYGANPFAAYAAMFKGALGSGFGLAEVVVKAIPLMLTGLAVALCATMLLWNIGCEGQFVMGGIGAAGAVMYLGPVLPQPLLLPAVILCGALCGALWALIPAYLRVWGNVSEILTTLLLNYVAIIAMEHLYFGPWRDPDGMGFPGTPLFPPTAMLPRFGDTRIHLGLIIALLLVVAFHYLLARSKWGFSVRIIGNGPKAAAYAGLNVSRQTLLVMAMSGALAGLAGMGEAAAIHYRLQEGFASGYGYDGIIVACLAALQPRLVPFCALLLGIFIVGGEQLATAMQLPSSISRILEGALLFGFLLSETICRYHIKWASKKTA
- the ade gene encoding adenine deaminase, which translates into the protein MTELNTLIAAARGEEPADLLVRNVQLVNVLSGEIHPAHIAVRDGVIIGFEEYEAKTVVDAGGRFCVPGLIDGHIHIESTLLSPPRFAEAAAAHGTAAVVCDPHEIANVMGTEGIEYMLAASENLPLSVFVMMPSCVPATHMETSGAVLTDVHVRDFLDRYPERILGLAEMMNYPGVLFRDSGVIAKLEAARGRVIDGHAPLLQGKDLNAYVIGGPASDHETSTIEEAREKLRKGMHLMVREGSQEHNMHELMAVLNDFNSQRTSFVCDDRLVNDLVANGHMDDILRKAMAEGLHPVRAVQMATINTARYFGLYRRGAVAPGYRADFVLLDDLKSFAIADCYLNGKRVVESSFAASAPFSGNTMHVKSLTEDDLRIPEHTGKLRAIGIIPGQIITEDQHLEPRIANGEAVADPTRDLAKLAVFERHNATGNVGLGFVTGLGLKAGALAGSVAHDSHNLIVGGMSDADMIVATREVVRIGGGLAVAHDGKVLASLPLPIAGLMSDAPVQDVLDGLQAINDALGTLGYKLGSPFAALSFLALPVIPALKLTDKGLVDVTTFQLVDLWVQE
- a CDS encoding ABC transporter permease, with the protein product MLDDITFIAKIAMKSSVAVCFAALGEIYAERSGVLNLGVEGMMLMGALAGVAAGSATGNPVLATLGGMAVGGLLALLHAFFAITLRVNQTLSGLALTILGAGLSSFLGRAYIGKAALRMKVYVVPYLSDIPVIGNIFFKQTPLVYLAYILVPLGAWLLFRTRLGLKIRAVGEDAASADAVGVNVAAIRYGCTVFGGCMAGLGGAYLSLAYTPGWKENMTMGQGWIAIAMVIFATWYPFRAFLGALLFGGLTALQFFFQATGVELIPVNVLRMFPYLATILVLIVVMRLDRTQGRGAAPAALGIPFSREG